Proteins encoded within one genomic window of Actinoplanes octamycinicus:
- a CDS encoding PAAR domain-containing protein → MGLPAAKQGDRIVATDTHIVLVPSGGTLVPQPLPHPFSGVLTGGLSSDVTIEGRPAATVGSTAGNVPAHLPSPPGTGFATPPANRATVQAGSTTVTINGRAAARSGDPATTCNDPADLAVGRVVAGGTVTIG, encoded by the coding sequence ATGGGCCTGCCCGCCGCCAAGCAGGGCGACCGGATCGTCGCCACTGACACGCACATCGTGCTGGTCCCGTCCGGCGGGACGCTGGTGCCGCAGCCGCTGCCGCACCCGTTCAGCGGCGTGCTGACCGGTGGCCTGAGCAGCGACGTCACCATCGAGGGCCGGCCCGCCGCGACGGTCGGCAGCACCGCCGGCAACGTCCCGGCGCACCTGCCGTCGCCGCCCGGCACCGGCTTCGCCACGCCACCGGCGAACCGGGCCACCGTGCAGGCCGGCAGCACCACCGTGACGATCAACGGGCGGGCCGCCGCCCGGTCCGGCGACCCCGCCACCACCTGCAACGATCCGGCCGACCTCGCCGTCGGCCGGGTCGTCGCCGGCGGCACCGTGACGATCGGCTGA
- a CDS encoding phage baseplate assembly protein V, with protein sequence MSNDLLDLLGPPPGGHDRVFGVVPGIVTNNNDPDGLGRVRVRFPWLSGNDESWWARIAAPMAGPGRGLQLLPEVDDEVLVAFAHGDIRFPYVLGALWNGVDAPPESTPLDESGQVARRAIVSRAGHLIRLDDTDGAGRVEIVGAGGANRIVIDTAAGTVTVHADGDLVLESATGKVVVTGQSIELSSSGGDVTVTSAAGATLRASGHCAVAGSTVGIN encoded by the coding sequence ATGAGCAACGACCTGCTGGATCTGCTGGGACCGCCGCCGGGCGGCCACGACCGCGTCTTCGGCGTCGTCCCGGGGATCGTCACCAACAACAACGACCCGGACGGGCTCGGCCGGGTCCGGGTCCGCTTCCCCTGGCTGTCCGGAAATGACGAGAGCTGGTGGGCGCGGATCGCCGCGCCGATGGCCGGCCCCGGGCGGGGCCTGCAGCTCCTGCCCGAGGTCGACGACGAGGTCCTGGTCGCTTTCGCGCACGGTGACATCCGTTTTCCGTACGTGCTCGGCGCGCTCTGGAACGGCGTGGACGCCCCGCCGGAGTCCACGCCGCTCGACGAGTCCGGTCAGGTCGCCAGGCGCGCCATCGTCTCCCGCGCCGGGCACCTGATCCGGCTCGACGACACCGACGGCGCCGGCCGCGTCGAGATCGTCGGCGCGGGCGGCGCCAACCGCATCGTGATCGACACCGCGGCCGGCACCGTCACCGTGCACGCCGACGGCGACCTGGTCCTGGAGTCCGCCACCGGCAAGGTCGTGGTGACCGGCCAGAGCATCGAGCTGAGCTCGTCCGGCGGCGACGTCACCGTCACCTCCGCCGCCGGCGCCACGCTGCGGGCGAGCGGGCACTGCGCGGTGGCCGGCAGCACCGTCGGCATCAACTGA